The Candidatus Limnocylindrales bacterium region CGGCAATCACCTCGTGCCCGTCGGCCAGATGTCGCTCGCAAAGGTGAGAGCCGATGAAACCTGCGCCGCCGGTGATGAGGATGCGTCCCATGTGTTGCCTTCTCGCATGCCGGGCCATGCGACCCGCACTTCTGGACACCGGGCCGTGCGGCCCGGGCTGGGTTATTGCGGGATGCCGCGTCCGATCGGGTAGTACGTGAATCCGCGGCCGTGCATGTCGCGCGGCTCCCAGAGATTGCGGCCATCGAAGATCACCGGCGATTTCAGCATCGACTTGATGCGGTCGAAGTCGGGATGACGGAACTCGTTCCACTCGGTGACGATGCACAGGCCGTCCGCGCCCGGCAGCGCGTCGTAGTTCTTGGTGCAGTACGTGACCTTGTCGCCGAAGAATCCGCGCGCAACTTCCATCGCCTCCGGATCGTGCACGTTGACGGTCGCGCCCGCTTCGAGCAGCGCCTCGACGAGCCCGATCGACGGCGCTTCGCGCATGTCGTCGGTGCGCGGCTTGAACGCAAGGCCCCAGACCGCGAACGTACGACCGGACAGGTTCCCGTTGAAGTGCGCCTTGATCTTGTGGAACAGGCGCTTCTTCTGGAAATTGTTGACGTCGTCGACGCTGCGCATCAGCGAGAAGTCGAGACCCGCTTCGGTCGCGGTGTGGATGATCGCGCGAACGTCCTTCGGAAAGCACGACCCGCCGTAGCCGAGTCCCGGATACAGAAAGTGCATCCCGAGCCGGCGGTCGGTACCGATCCCCTGCCGCACGGCGGATACGTCTGCGCCGACGCGCTCGCACAGGTTCGCGATCTCGTTGATGAACGAGATCTTGACCGCGAGCAGCGAGTTGGCCGCGTACTTGGTCATCTCGGCGCTGGCGTTGTCCATGACGAGGATCGGCGCGCCGCCGCGCACGAACGGCGCGTACAGGTCCTTCATGATCTCCGCAGCGCGATCGCTGGCGGCGCCGATCACGACACGGTCTGGCTTGAGGAAGTCCTCGATTGCCGCCCCTTCCTTCATGAACTCGGGGTTGGAGACGACGTCGAACGGATGCGACGTGCTGTCGGACAGCACCTTGCGCAGCGCCTGCGCCGTTCCGACCGGCACCGTGCTCTTGGTGACGACGATGCGGTAGCCGTCCATCGCGTTGGCGATGTCGCGCGCAGCCTGGTGCACGTATTTCATGTCGGGGGCGCCGTCGTTCTCGCCCTGCGGCGTGCCGACGGCGATGAAGCAGACGAGAGAGTCGCCGACGGCCTTCTTGATGTCGGTCGTGAACGTGAGCCGGCCTTCCTCGACGTTGCGCTGGATCAGCTCTTCGAGGCCCGGCTCGTAGATCGGGACCTCACCGGCCTTGAGGCGCGCGATCTTGCGCTCGTCGATGTCGACGCACGCCACGTCGTTTCCGCTCTCGGCAAAACAGGTTCCCGCGACGAGGCCGACGTAGCCGGTCCCGATGACACAAATCTTCACTCGCCCTTCTCCTCAGAGCCGGAAACAGCCTCCCGCAAGGCCTATCCGGTCGAATTTCAAACGCCGGAGGCTACCCGCAACGCTCCCCACCGGCAAGTGCCGATTCGCAAAGATGTTTCGCGAGGTCAGCCGGGTTGCGCGGCGGCCGGAGCGGCGCCTGCCGCGTCCCGATCGGTTGCCGCGAGATCCTCGGCGATCACATAGATCGGCTTGTTCTGGCTCTCGTGGTAGGTGCGCGCGAGCATCTCCCCGAGAAGCCCCATCGTCACGAGCTGGACTCCGGCCATCACGGCGAGGCTCGCCAGCACGAGGATCGGCCGGCCGGCCAGAGGATGGCCGAGGAAGACCTTCTCGAACCCGAGCATCGCGAGAATCGCGAGGCCGGCGCCCCCGATCACCACGCCCCAGACACCGAACACGTGGATCGGCCGCGTCGAGTAGACCGACAGGAACTTGACCGTCACGAGGTCGAGCACCACGCGCACGACGCGCGAAATCCCGTACTTCGACGTACCGGCTACGCGCGGCCGGTGATTGACGACGATCTCGTCGACACGCGCGCCGAGGTCCGCGGCGATCGCCGGAATGAAACGGTGCATCTCGCCGTACAGCCGCAGGCCGCGCGCAATGTCGCCGCGGTAGACCTTGAGCATGCATCCGTAGTCGTGCACGTGAACGCCCGTGATCGCGCGGATCAGCCAGTTGGCCGTCATCGACGGGATGCGCCGGCTGACGAAATCGTCCTTGC contains the following coding sequences:
- a CDS encoding UDP-glucose/GDP-mannose dehydrogenase family protein, whose protein sequence is MKICVIGTGYVGLVAGTCFAESGNDVACVDIDERKIARLKAGEVPIYEPGLEELIQRNVEEGRLTFTTDIKKAVGDSLVCFIAVGTPQGENDGAPDMKYVHQAARDIANAMDGYRIVVTKSTVPVGTAQALRKVLSDSTSHPFDVVSNPEFMKEGAAIEDFLKPDRVVIGAASDRAAEIMKDLYAPFVRGGAPILVMDNASAEMTKYAANSLLAVKISFINEIANLCERVGADVSAVRQGIGTDRRLGMHFLYPGLGYGGSCFPKDVRAIIHTATEAGLDFSLMRSVDDVNNFQKKRLFHKIKAHFNGNLSGRTFAVWGLAFKPRTDDMREAPSIGLVEALLEAGATVNVHDPEAMEVARGFFGDKVTYCTKNYDALPGADGLCIVTEWNEFRHPDFDRIKSMLKSPVIFDGRNLWEPRDMHGRGFTYYPIGRGIPQ
- a CDS encoding glycosyltransferase family 2 protein; the encoded protein is MDVSVVLPVYNEVDNLVPLHAELTAALADLGRSYEIIYVDDGSRDGSFETLRRIRDEDPHVRVVRFRRNFGQTAAVAAGLERTTGDIVVTLDSDRQNDPRDIARLIARLEQGCDLVSGWRHDRKDDFVSRRIPSMTANWLIRAITGVHVHDYGCMLKVYRGDIARGLRLYGEMHRFIPAIAADLGARVDEIVVNHRPRVAGTSKYGISRVVRVVLDLVTVKFLSVYSTRPIHVFGVWGVVIGGAGLAILAMLGFEKVFLGHPLAGRPILVLASLAVMAGVQLVTMGLLGEMLARTYHESQNKPIYVIAEDLAATDRDAAGAAPAAAQPG